In one window of Ailuropoda melanoleuca isolate Jingjing unplaced genomic scaffold, ASM200744v2 unplaced-scaffold942, whole genome shotgun sequence DNA:
- the LOC117800949 gene encoding cell growth-regulating nucleolar protein-like, whose amino-acid sequence MCLSVLPRNKEAVSKGQDRQPLAQAASPPRAELSAKVPASGTNDSTEKQAEVKKNKRERKEERQKNRKKEKKELKLENHQENSKNQKPKKRKTGREAEGEALGSAGKKSQTKAGEAEGAADRAEDGAGACAGDAEEEPTKARPGKRKQKHLEDDADSKKKKRKFSEPPEGGEPENCEAPTKGKFNWKGTIKAVLKQAPDNEVAVKKLRKKVLAQYYAVTDEQHKSEEELLTIFNKKISKNPSFKLLKDKVRLLK is encoded by the exons ATGTGTCTTTCGGTTTTGCCTCGTAATAAGGAAGCAGTCAGTAAGGGTCAAGACCGGCAGCCCCTCGCCCAGGCAGCGAGCCCGCCCCGCGCAGAGCTTTCCGCCAAGGTGCCAGCCTCTGGGACAAATGACAGCACAGAAAAACAAGCAGAGgtgaagaagaataaaagagaaaggaaggaagaaaggcagaagaataggaaaaaagagaagaaagaactgaaattaGAAAACCACCAAGAGAATTCAAAGAATCAGAAGCCAAAGAAGCGCAAGACAGGCCGGGAGGCCGAAGGGGaggccctgggctctgcagggAAGAAGAGCCAGACCAAGGCTGGTGAGGCCGAGGGGGCCGCTGACAGGGCTGAGGATGGAGCTGGGGCCTGCGCGGGAGACGCCGAGGAGGAGCCCACGAAAGCCCGGCCtgggaagagaaagcagaagcactTGGAAG ATGACGCAgattctaagaagaaaaagagaaagttctcaGAACCCCCTGAGGGCGGAGAACCAGAAAACTGTGAGGCTCCTACAAAAG GTAAATTCAACTGGAAGGGAACGATTAAAGCAGTTCTGAAACAGGCCCCAGACAATGAGGTAGCCGTCAAAAAGCTAAGGAAAAAG gTTCTAGCTCAGTATTACGCGGTGACGGATGAACAGCACAAATCTGAAGAGGAGCTCCTCACCATCTTTAACAAGAAAATCAGCAAGAACCCCAGCTTTAAGTTATTAAAGGACAAAGTCAGGCttttgaaatga